A section of the Cololabis saira isolate AMF1-May2022 chromosome 16, fColSai1.1, whole genome shotgun sequence genome encodes:
- the LOC133462758 gene encoding NACHT, LRR and PYD domains-containing protein 12-like: MEGMTSGNDDYIVKMWLKATLEDLDSSGLEEFHWYLVNAEESKDGFKRIPVSYLENANRLKTVDLMMERFSSNTRVVAETILKKMKSVKEKSLPEPVVQDNPVSPAGATVAVCTMQLKAKLKKKHQHVSEGNVNAGETILLEQIYTELYITEGGTGEVNEEHEVRQIEAASRKPDGAETAIRQEDIFNPPPGRDEQIRTVMTKGVAGIGKTVLTQKFSLDWAEGRTNQDIQFLLPFTFRQLNVLREEKFSLVELVHRLFSETKGICSFEEFQVVFIFDGLDEGRLPLDFQNSTILSDPRRSTSVDVLLTNLIRGNLLPSARLWITTRPAAANQIPPECVSMVTEVRGFTDPQKEEYFRKRFRDEEQTSRIISHIKTSRSLHIMCHIPVFCWITATVLENVLETRKGGGLPKTLTEMYIHFLVVQAKVKAAKYDGGAETDDHWSPESRKMVESLGKLAFEQLQKPEGNLIFYKEDLTECGIDVREASVYSGVFTQIFREESSLYQDRVFCFIHLSVQEFLAALHVHLTFINSGVNLLGEQKDTFWLFKTRADTHLYQTAVDKTLQSPNGHLDLFLRFLLGLSLETNQNLLRGLKTSNQRSSQNNQETIKYIKEKISGELSAERSINLFHCLNELNDRSLVKEIQESLRSGRLSTDKLSPAQWSALVFILLSSGDLEVFDLKKFSASEETLRRLLPVVKASKKVLLSRCNLSGNICPVLSSVLSSQSSSLTELDLSNNDLQDSGLKKLCPGLESPHCHLESLRLSDCHLSGDICPLLSSVLSSQSSSLTELDLSNNDLQDSGLEQLCPGLESPHCHLEALRLSGCLISEEGSSSLVSALTSNPSHVRELDLSYNHPGESAGKLLSRLEDPRCRLDTLRVEPAGQRFLTPGLRKYSCQLTVDTNTVYKGIKLSDDNRKMTYGQDQSYPDHPDRFDQYRQLLCREVLTGRCYWEVQWSGGVSVSVSYRRIRRRGNSDCLFGGNDHSWKLDCSPGGQYRVLHNDRDTSITSSSPSPASNRAAVYVDVPAGTLSFYEVSVSDRLIHLHTFNTSFTEPLYAGFRFGVWSGSGSPLVTLKYTLRTLFGSESSVSLCPL; this comes from the exons GGAGAGGTTCTCCTCAAATACCAGAGTGGTGGCTGAGACGATTTTAAAGAAGATGAAAAGTGTTAAAG AAAAATCCTTGCCGGAACCTGTTGTCCAGGACAATCCAGTCTCTCCAGCTGGTGCAACAG TTGCAGTTTGTACAATGCAGCTGAAGGCTAAGCTGAAGAAGAAGCACCAGCATGTGTCTGAGGGGAATGTTAATGCAGGAGAGACAAtccttctggagcagatctacacggagctctacatcacagagggagggactggagaggtcaacgaagaacatgaagtcagacagattgaagcagcttccaggaaaccagacggagcagaaacagccatcagacaggaagacatctttaatcccccacctggaagagatgaacaaatcagaacggtgatgacgaagggagtggccggcatcgggaaaacagtcctaacacagaagttcagtctggactgggctgaaggcagaaccaaccaggacatccagttcctgcttccattcaccttcagacagctgaatgtgctgagagaggagaagttcagcttggtggaactagttCATCGATTATTCTCTGAAACCAAaggaatctgcagctttgaagagttccaggtcgtgttcatctttgacggtctggatgagggtcgacttcctctggacttccaaaACTCTACAATCCTCAGTGACCCCAGaaggtccacctcagtggacgtgctgctgacaaacctcatcagggggaacctgcttccttctgctcgtctttGGATCACCACACggcccgcagcagccaatcagatccctcctgagtgtgtctccatggtgacggaggtcagagggttcactgacccacagaaggaggaatacttcaggaagaggttcagagatgaggagcagaccagcaggatcatctcccacatcaagacatcacggagcctccacatcatgtgccacatcccagtgttctgctggatcactgctacggtcctggagaacgtcctggaaaccagaAAGGGAGGGGGGCTGCCCAAGActctgactgagatgtacatccacttcctggtggtccaggccaaagtAAAGGCGGCCAAGTAtgatggaggagctgagacTGATGatcactggagtccagagagcaggaagatggtggagtctctgggaaaactggcttttgagcagctgcagaaacctgaaggaaacctgatcttctataaGGAAGACCTGAcagagtgtggcatcgatgtcagagaggcttcagtgtactcaggagtgttcacccagatctttagagaggagagcagcctgtaccaggaccgggtcttctgcttcatccatctgagtgttcaggagtttctggctgctcttcatgtccatctgaccttcatcaactctggagtcaacctgctggggGAACAAAAAGACACTTTCTGGTTGTTTAAAACAAGAGCAGACACTCACCTCTATCAGACAGCTGTGGACAAgaccttacagagtcccaacggacacctggacttgttcctgcgcttcctcctgggtctttcactggagactaatcagaacctcctacgaggtctgaAGACATCAAAccaaagaagttcacagaacaatcaggaaactATCAAATACATCAAGGAGAAGATCAGTGGGGaactgtctgcagagagaagcatcaacctgttccactgtctgaatgaactgaatgaTCGGTCTCTGGTGAAGGAGATCCAAGAGTCCCTGAGGTCTggacgtctctccacagataaactgtctcctgctcagtggtcggctctggtcttcatcttactgtcatcaggagatctggaggtgtttgacctgaagaagttctcagcttcagaggagactctacggaggctgctgccggtggtcaaagcctccaagaaagttct actgagtcgctgtaacctctcagggaacatctgtccagttctgtcctcagttctcagctctcagtcctccagtctgacagaactggacctgagcaacaacgacctgcaggattctggactgaagaagctgtgtcctggactggagagtccacactgtcacctggagtctctcag ACTGAGTGACTGTCACCTCTCAGgggacatctgtccacttctgtcctcagttctcagctctcagtcctccagtctgacagaactggacctgagcaacaacgacctgcaggattctggactggaacagctgtgtcctggactggagagtccacactgtcacctggaggctctcag gctgtcaggatgtctgatctcagaggaaggaagttcttctctggtctcagctctgacctccaaTCCCTCCCAcgtgagagagctggacctgagctacaaccatccaggggagtcagcagggaagcttctgtctagactggaggatccccgctgtagactggacactctcag ggtggagcctgctggacaacgatttctgacaccaggtctgaggaagt attcctgtcaactcaccgtcgacacaaacacagtctacAAGGGgatcaaactgtctgatgacaacaggaagatgacgtATGGGcaggatcagtcatatcctgatcatccagacaggtttgatcaatatcgtcagctgctgtgtagagaagttctgacgggtcgctgttactgggaggtccagtggagtggaggagtttctgtatcagtgagttacagaagaatcaggaggagaggaaactctgactgtttgtttggaggaaacgatcattcctggaaGCTGGACTGTTCTCCAGGTGGTCAGTACCGTGTCCTTCACAATGACAGAGACacatccatcacctcctcatctccatctccagcctctaacagagcagcagtttacgtggacgttcctgctggaactctgtccttctatgaagtctctgtctctgacagactgatccacctccacaccttcaacaccagcttcactgaacctctctatGCTGGATTTAGATTTGGAGTCTGGTCTGGGTCTGGATCCCCGTTGGTGACGTTAAAATACACGTTAAGGACCTTGTTTGGTTCTGAatcctcagtgtctctgtgtccactttag